One region of Mucilaginibacter gotjawali genomic DNA includes:
- a CDS encoding C1 family peptidase has protein sequence MTKFFTTLAILISVNCAFAQKSVPATIKQIPAGTVKYQGNTNTCWSFSTTSMIESGAIINDRKDIDLSELFTARNLYIEKAKRYILSNGTTLFEAGGLSHDALFGIQKYGAIPAEFYGRDNAVKFSESSTVQLDEVLKKYLDSVLKTKPIDPNWLTGFIKKHDAIAGTPPEKFTWQGKTYTPLTFEKEVLKFNPDDYVTITSFTHHPFYQNFALEIPDNFLMSEPYLNVPLEEMISIASKTIVKGFPLVVDMDVTNNGWNCHHSGYALFEDKRFSNVANADTTEMDFNQQLRQQLFETLVTQDDHLIHVVGIAKSQNGKLFFILKDSVGDTPFKGYDYISVNYFGINTISITVPKKALDPKYLSLASSKPGRPL, from the coding sequence ATGACAAAGTTTTTCACAACCCTTGCAATATTAATTTCTGTTAACTGCGCGTTCGCTCAAAAAAGTGTTCCTGCCACCATAAAGCAAATCCCGGCCGGCACAGTTAAATACCAGGGAAATACCAATACCTGCTGGTCGTTTTCAACTACCTCGATGATTGAATCGGGCGCTATCATAAACGACCGTAAAGACATCGACCTCTCGGAATTGTTTACCGCCCGCAACCTTTATATCGAGAAAGCAAAACGCTATATATTATCAAACGGCACCACCCTGTTCGAGGCTGGTGGATTATCGCATGATGCCTTATTCGGGATCCAAAAATATGGTGCTATACCCGCTGAATTTTACGGGCGTGATAATGCAGTTAAATTTTCGGAAAGTTCCACGGTTCAACTGGATGAGGTACTAAAAAAATACCTCGACTCGGTTTTGAAAACCAAACCGATAGATCCCAACTGGCTTACCGGCTTCATCAAAAAACACGACGCCATTGCCGGCACTCCGCCTGAAAAATTCACATGGCAGGGAAAGACATATACACCGCTGACTTTTGAAAAAGAGGTGTTGAAATTTAACCCGGATGACTATGTCACCATAACATCCTTTACCCACCACCCCTTTTACCAGAATTTCGCGCTCGAGATCCCTGATAACTTTTTAATGTCTGAGCCTTATCTGAATGTACCCTTAGAAGAGATGATCAGCATAGCCAGCAAAACCATTGTTAAAGGCTTTCCGCTGGTGGTTGATATGGACGTAACCAATAATGGCTGGAACTGCCATCACAGTGGCTATGCCTTGTTTGAAGATAAAAGATTTTCAAATGTTGCCAACGCCGATACCACCGAAATGGATTTTAACCAGCAACTGCGCCAGCAATTATTTGAAACACTGGTAACCCAGGATGATCATCTCATCCACGTTGTCGGCATCGCTAAAAGCCAAAACGGTAAATTGTTTTTCATTTTGAAAGATTCCGTTGGCGACACGCCTTTTAAGGGGTACGACTATATCTCTGTAAATTACTTCGGCATCAATACAATAAGTATTACCGTTCCCAAAAAAGCGCTGGATCCAAAATATTTATCGCTGGCAAGCAGCAAGCCGGGAAGGCCATTATAA
- a CDS encoding ribosomal maturation YjgA family protein: MIKFHIGYFIATFLLFITEFIIALYVHDSFIRPYGGDFLVVMLIYCIVRSFFNLPVLLTAGGVLLFAYCVEFSQYFHLARVLGLQNSKLAKILMGTSFSFMDMVVYTLGIVLIIVVENLRLSLKKF, from the coding sequence ATGATAAAATTCCATATTGGCTATTTTATTGCAACTTTTCTCCTATTCATAACTGAATTTATCATTGCACTATACGTGCATGACAGCTTCATCCGGCCTTATGGCGGTGATTTTTTGGTGGTGATGCTGATTTATTGCATTGTAAGAAGCTTTTTCAATCTGCCGGTGCTGCTTACCGCCGGTGGGGTTCTGCTATTTGCTTATTGTGTTGAGTTCTCCCAATATTTTCATTTGGCAAGGGTTTTGGGTTTACAAAATTCAAAGCTGGCAAAAATATTGATGGGTACCTCCTTTTCGTTTATGGATATGGTGGTGTATACGCTGGGCATCGTTTTGATTATTGTTGTGGAGAATCTGCGACTAAGCCTTAAAAAGTTTTAG
- a CDS encoding D-glycero-alpha-D-manno-heptose-1,7-bisphosphate 7-phosphatase produces MPEKNKAVFLDRDGVLNREMGDYVCRVEDFEVLNNFSALKTLQDKGYLLIVATNQGGLAKGWYSEDELAKMHRQLKKVYSEHGVEFTDIFYCPHHPDFTGDCDCRKPKPGLLLRGIEKYNLDPSKSYFIGDRERDMTAATAAGVNGILVDSDQPLSEVLGMIV; encoded by the coding sequence ATGCCAGAAAAAAATAAAGCTGTTTTTTTAGACCGCGACGGCGTATTAAACCGTGAAATGGGCGACTATGTTTGCCGGGTTGAGGATTTTGAGGTTCTTAATAATTTTAGTGCCCTAAAAACATTACAGGATAAAGGCTATTTACTGATTGTAGCCACCAACCAGGGCGGCCTGGCGAAAGGCTGGTACAGTGAGGATGAACTGGCAAAAATGCACCGCCAATTAAAAAAAGTGTACAGCGAACATGGCGTTGAATTTACAGATATATTCTATTGCCCCCATCATCCCGATTTTACCGGCGATTGCGATTGCCGCAAACCAAAACCAGGATTGTTACTGCGGGGCATCGAAAAATACAATCTCGATCCATCCAAATCGTACTTTATCGGCGACCGTGAACGGGACATGACAGCCGCCACAGCAGCTGGGGTAAACGGAATTTTGGTTGACAGCGACCAACCATTGAGCGAGGTTTTGGGGATGATTGTGTAG
- the hisD gene encoding histidinol dehydrogenase, which yields MKTYNYSDLSKSDIQSLVQRNIDPANEIRGIVENVITKVKEHGDSALLDFALKFDKVELEKLYLDKEELETIASAVTAEQKAALEIAYNNIYKFHAAQVKAEDKVETMPGVSCWREMRPIEKVGLYIPGGSAVLPSTFLMLGIPARIAGCHEIVVCSPPQKNGKVNAFIAYVALLLGVDKIYLAGGAQAIAAMAYGTETVAKVDKIFGPGNQFVTRAKTIVQSTTTTAIDMPAGPSEVLVIADESCNPAYVAADLLAQAEHGIDSQAILVCTSQKIAEEVLAQVEKQVPVLPRAEIVKQALDNSYIVITNTLDEAMQFSNAYAPEHLILSTANWQLHTANIINAGSVFLGNLTPESAGDYASGTNHTLPTSSYSRAYSGVSVDSFVKKITFQHITPDGIKNIGPSVEILAELEGLHAHKNAVSVRLSPQTSAK from the coding sequence ATGAAGACATATAATTATTCCGATTTAAGCAAATCTGATATTCAATCACTCGTTCAGCGTAATATTGACCCGGCGAATGAGATCAGGGGTATCGTTGAGAATGTTATCACAAAGGTAAAAGAGCATGGCGACAGCGCCCTGCTTGATTTTGCCTTAAAGTTTGATAAAGTTGAACTGGAGAAACTTTATCTTGATAAAGAAGAGCTGGAAACCATTGCTTCAGCCGTTACTGCCGAACAAAAAGCCGCGCTGGAAATAGCTTACAATAACATCTATAAATTTCACGCTGCACAGGTAAAGGCGGAAGATAAGGTGGAAACCATGCCCGGCGTTAGCTGCTGGCGCGAAATGCGGCCGATTGAAAAAGTAGGTTTATACATTCCTGGCGGATCAGCAGTTTTACCAAGCACTTTTTTGATGCTCGGCATCCCGGCAAGGATAGCAGGCTGTCACGAGATCGTGGTTTGCTCGCCTCCGCAAAAAAACGGCAAAGTAAATGCCTTTATAGCATATGTAGCTTTATTGCTGGGGGTTGATAAAATCTACCTGGCAGGCGGCGCACAGGCTATCGCCGCTATGGCTTACGGTACGGAAACCGTTGCCAAAGTGGATAAGATCTTCGGCCCCGGCAACCAGTTTGTCACCAGGGCAAAAACCATTGTACAATCCACTACCACCACCGCTATTGATATGCCGGCCGGCCCGTCTGAAGTGTTGGTGATAGCTGATGAGTCCTGCAACCCGGCTTATGTTGCGGCGGATCTGCTGGCTCAGGCAGAGCACGGCATCGATAGCCAGGCCATCCTGGTTTGCACCTCACAAAAAATTGCGGAAGAAGTTTTAGCACAAGTAGAGAAACAAGTACCTGTTTTGCCAAGGGCCGAAATCGTTAAACAAGCTTTGGATAACTCATACATTGTTATAACCAATACTTTGGATGAGGCTATGCAATTCAGCAACGCTTATGCACCAGAGCACTTAATACTTTCCACAGCAAACTGGCAACTACACACAGCAAACATCATTAACGCCGGATCAGTTTTCCTGGGTAATTTAACGCCTGAAAGTGCAGGTGATTATGCTTCCGGAACTAATCATACTTTGCCTACCAGTTCTTATTCAAGGGCATATTCGGGTGTATCGGTGGATTCGTTTGTGAAGAAGATCACTTTTCAGCATATTACGCCCGATGGCATAAAAAACATCGGGCCGAGCGTAGAAATTTTGGCAGAGCTGGAAGGCCTGCATGCGCATAAAAATGCGGTAAGTGTGAGATTAAGCCCCCAAACCTCCGCTAAATAG
- the hisG gene encoding ATP phosphoribosyltransferase — protein sequence MKTLKIAIQKSGRLNEKSVELLKNCGLSFENYKSSLISPVSNFPLEILFLRDDDIPEYVQDGIADLGIVGENVIRETEVEVSYLQRLGFGKCSLKIAVPNNNSIQHLDQLNGKAIATTYPVILGKFLKEKNIQADIRTISGSVEISPGLGLSDAICDLVSTGGTLKSNGLVPFADVMSSEAVLIGRKGSENEELVKELIQRIQSVLRAKETKYVVLNVHSDNLSAIINLLPGVKSPSVVPLAEENWVAVHTVIPERDFWDKISQLKQAGAQGIVVMPIEKIIL from the coding sequence GTGAAAACACTTAAAATAGCCATCCAGAAATCTGGCCGGCTCAACGAAAAATCCGTTGAATTATTAAAAAATTGCGGCCTTAGCTTCGAAAACTACAAGAGCTCGCTTATCTCCCCCGTATCTAATTTTCCGCTCGAAATACTGTTTCTGCGCGATGACGACATCCCCGAATATGTGCAGGACGGTATTGCCGACCTGGGTATTGTAGGCGAAAACGTAATCCGGGAAACAGAAGTAGAAGTAAGCTACCTGCAGCGCCTGGGCTTCGGAAAATGCAGTTTAAAAATTGCAGTACCCAATAACAACAGCATCCAGCACCTCGACCAGCTTAACGGCAAAGCCATCGCCACCACCTATCCTGTCATCCTCGGCAAATTCCTGAAAGAAAAAAATATTCAAGCAGATATCCGTACCATTTCCGGTTCGGTAGAGATCTCACCGGGCCTTGGGCTCAGCGATGCCATCTGCGATCTGGTATCCACCGGTGGTACTTTAAAAAGCAACGGACTGGTGCCTTTTGCCGATGTGATGTCGTCAGAAGCGGTGTTAATTGGCCGAAAAGGCAGTGAAAACGAAGAACTGGTAAAAGAATTGATCCAGCGGATCCAGTCGGTATTAAGGGCTAAAGAGACCAAGTATGTGGTATTGAATGTTCATTCAGATAATTTATCTGCAATCATTAACCTTTTACCGGGTGTTAAAAGCCCATCGGTTGTACCTTTGGCAGAGGAGAACTGGGTAGCGGTTCATACGGTTATCCCCGAGCGTGACTTTTGGGACAAAATAAGCCAGCTGAAACAAGCGGGCGCACAGGGCATAGTAGTAATGCCGATTGAGAAGATAATACTTTAG
- a CDS encoding DUF2264 domain-containing protein, producing MKRRKFLQNAGMLSLSPLVLPPISADTPPASHPHAINTRKLWLNYLEKLATPVLTALAADQLKEKMPVETATPSQVKDRAKYSHLEAFGRLLSGIAPWLQADHLDAEEKRLHDKYFQLSIKSISNAVNPTAKDYMNWGDEGGQPLVDASFFAYALIRCPKLWQRLDSGTQQMVILALRKTHVIKPPENNWLLFAAMIEAFFITINEPFDAERIKYAVNRHEEWYKGDGMYGDGPEFHWDYYNSFVIHPFLYAILKIVSAKDPSYEPIRAKVLEHNLRYAIIQERLITDDGGYPIIGRSITYRTGAFHHLANMAFRQQLPAQLKPVQVRCGLTAVINKFTETGDIFDNEGWLRIGLYGHQPSLAEGYISTGSLYLSSAILLPLGLPESDPFWNAPDEDWTARKLTAGIDLPADHSS from the coding sequence ATGAAAAGAAGAAAATTTCTGCAAAATGCCGGAATGCTTAGCTTATCGCCGTTGGTATTACCACCAATTTCGGCAGATACGCCGCCCGCTTCTCATCCTCATGCAATAAATACCCGAAAACTTTGGCTCAACTATCTCGAAAAATTAGCCACCCCGGTTTTAACAGCGCTGGCCGCCGATCAGCTTAAAGAAAAAATGCCGGTTGAAACAGCAACACCTTCGCAAGTTAAAGACAGGGCAAAATACAGCCATCTGGAAGCTTTTGGGCGTTTGCTGTCGGGTATAGCGCCATGGCTGCAGGCTGATCATTTGGACGCTGAAGAAAAACGACTGCACGACAAATACTTTCAACTCTCCATAAAAAGCATTAGCAATGCGGTAAACCCCACCGCAAAAGATTATATGAACTGGGGCGATGAAGGCGGGCAGCCATTGGTTGATGCGTCGTTTTTTGCTTATGCCCTCATCCGCTGCCCAAAATTATGGCAAAGATTAGATAGCGGAACGCAACAAATGGTGATCCTCGCCTTAAGAAAAACCCATGTTATCAAACCACCCGAAAACAACTGGTTATTATTTGCAGCGATGATCGAGGCGTTTTTTATTACTATAAATGAGCCCTTCGATGCAGAAAGGATAAAGTATGCCGTCAACAGGCACGAGGAATGGTATAAAGGTGATGGCATGTACGGTGATGGCCCCGAATTTCATTGGGATTATTACAATAGTTTCGTAATTCACCCTTTTTTGTATGCTATTTTAAAGATCGTATCAGCAAAAGATCCTTCATACGAGCCGATCCGGGCAAAAGTATTGGAGCATAATTTAAGATATGCCATTATCCAGGAGCGTTTAATTACGGATGACGGCGGCTATCCGATAATTGGCCGTTCGATCACCTATCGAACAGGCGCATTTCATCATTTGGCAAACATGGCCTTTCGGCAGCAATTGCCGGCACAACTTAAACCCGTACAAGTTCGCTGCGGGCTAACGGCAGTTATTAACAAATTTACCGAAACCGGGGACATATTTGACAATGAAGGATGGCTAAGGATCGGCCTTTACGGACACCAGCCATCCCTGGCCGAAGGTTATATTTCTACAGGCAGTTTATATTTATCTTCAGCTATTTTATTGCCATTAGGCTTGCCGGAATCAGACCCGTTTTGGAACGCACCTGATGAAGATTGGACAGCGAGAAAATTAACAGCCGGAATTGATCTGCCTGCCGACCATAGCTCCTGA
- a CDS encoding oxygenase MpaB family protein, with the protein MEKYFVDQNSIVRKIWGKADTVLFIFAGAAAEFALNKAVDWLYFTGRLPADPLARLFSTVEYAGQIIFSEEQKALAAIDRITAIHQDVEKKRHDKIPDWAYRDVLYLLIDYSVRSYELLERKLTQAEKNEVFEVFLRVGNRMQLAGLPADYRHWAVSRDKHLAENLVKSEFTIDLYHQYKKHLGVTRYTILKQVQFQLAPPRVSYLLGLKNKYWLIALLQFYKLFRIIKLDNTLKSALLPVAYKIRISQLDVN; encoded by the coding sequence ATGGAAAAATATTTTGTTGATCAGAATTCAATCGTCCGGAAGATCTGGGGTAAGGCCGATACCGTTCTTTTTATATTCGCCGGAGCCGCTGCGGAGTTCGCGTTAAACAAAGCGGTTGACTGGCTATACTTCACAGGCCGGTTACCGGCAGATCCTCTTGCCCGTCTGTTCTCCACAGTTGAATACGCGGGCCAGATCATTTTCTCGGAAGAGCAAAAAGCGCTCGCGGCTATTGACCGTATAACCGCTATTCACCAGGATGTGGAAAAAAAAAGACATGATAAAATACCGGATTGGGCTTACCGGGATGTATTATACCTGTTAATTGATTATTCGGTCCGTTCGTATGAGTTATTGGAAAGGAAGCTGACACAAGCAGAAAAAAATGAAGTTTTTGAGGTTTTTCTTCGCGTAGGAAACCGGATGCAACTGGCAGGTCTGCCTGCTGATTATCGCCACTGGGCAGTGTCAAGGGATAAGCATTTAGCGGAAAACCTCGTCAAAAGTGAGTTTACTATTGATCTTTATCACCAGTATAAAAAACACCTTGGCGTTACCCGGTATACCATTTTAAAACAGGTGCAATTTCAGCTGGCGCCTCCACGGGTAAGCTATTTATTAGGCCTGAAAAACAAATATTGGCTTATTGCGCTGCTGCAATTTTATAAGCTATTCCGCATTATAAAGCTTGACAATACCTTAAAAAGCGCCTTACTTCCGGTTGCTTATAAAATCCGTATTTCGCAGCTTGATGTAAACTAA
- the hisH gene encoding imidazole glycerol phosphate synthase subunit HisH, translating to MIGIITYGAGNIFSLTAALERLGIPYGMINKEEDFERYDRYIIPGVGHAGAAMAKLEHTGLVPEIKALKKPTLGICVGMQLLTAHSEEGDANMLGIFPINTLKFDGNTEFKVPHTGWNQVFPEKENPLFENIPAGSHFYFVHSYFIEYNKAYTLASTTYINKFSASIWRDNFYGVQFHPEKSGAYGETLLKNFSNL from the coding sequence ATGATTGGTATAATCACATACGGCGCCGGGAATATTTTCTCCCTCACTGCAGCCCTTGAGCGGCTGGGAATTCCCTATGGAATGATCAATAAGGAAGAAGATTTTGAGCGATATGACCGCTATATTATTCCTGGCGTAGGCCATGCCGGTGCGGCTATGGCAAAGCTGGAACATACCGGTCTTGTTCCTGAAATAAAAGCGCTTAAAAAACCAACATTAGGGATTTGTGTAGGGATGCAATTGTTAACTGCACACTCTGAAGAGGGCGATGCTAATATGCTGGGTATCTTCCCTATAAACACTTTAAAGTTCGACGGAAATACTGAATTTAAGGTACCACATACCGGCTGGAACCAGGTATTTCCGGAAAAGGAAAACCCCTTATTTGAAAATATTCCGGCGGGTTCACACTTTTACTTCGTACATTCATACTTTATTGAGTATAATAAGGCATATACTTTAGCATCAACAACATATATTAACAAATTTTCGGCATCAATTTGGCGGGATAATTTCTATGGTGTTCAATTCCACCCCGAAAAATCTGGTGCTTATGGGGAAACGTTACTAAAAAACTTTTCAAATTTATAA
- the hisC gene encoding histidinol-phosphate transaminase encodes MKEEENKQYYSDKNGNSPFRGLGGLLRENIKRLVPYSSARDEYQGEASVFLDANENAFGSPLEQSYNRYPDPLQIEVKKSLSAIKGVPIRNIFLGNGSDEAIDILYRSFCNPGVDNVILVPPTYGMYQVSANINDVAIRNVPLTPDFQLNLEGIAEAIDKHTKMIFVCSPNNPTGNSINRADVETLLANFEGLVVVDEAYINFSRQRSFIQELTEYGNLVVLQTLSKAWGLAGLRVGMAFASEEIIEVMNKVKPPYNVNEASQQLALQALANIEQVNAWIKETLIQRDKLVLGLKDFEFVEDIYPSDANFILVKTTDPKGIYNFLVQQGIIVRDRSKVELCAGCLRVTVGTPAENEILLNTLQDYK; translated from the coding sequence ATGAAAGAAGAAGAAAATAAACAATATTATAGTGACAAAAACGGCAACTCCCCCTTTAGGGGGCTGGGGGGCCTGCTTAGAGAGAATATCAAACGGCTCGTCCCCTATTCATCCGCCCGCGATGAATACCAGGGCGAGGCAAGCGTTTTTTTGGATGCCAATGAAAATGCCTTTGGCTCGCCGTTGGAACAATCCTACAACCGTTACCCTGATCCGTTGCAAATTGAAGTAAAAAAAAGCTTGAGCGCTATTAAAGGCGTACCCATCCGTAACATATTTTTAGGTAACGGCAGCGACGAGGCCATTGATATCCTCTACCGCAGCTTTTGCAATCCCGGTGTGGATAATGTGATCCTGGTGCCACCTACTTATGGTATGTACCAGGTATCGGCCAACATAAATGATGTGGCGATACGTAACGTGCCCCTAACCCCTGATTTCCAGCTGAACCTGGAGGGCATTGCCGAAGCGATTGACAAACACACCAAAATGATCTTTGTCTGCTCGCCCAATAACCCTACCGGTAATTCCATCAACCGGGCGGATGTGGAAACGCTGCTGGCAAATTTTGAAGGACTGGTGGTGGTTGATGAAGCTTATATCAATTTCAGCAGGCAACGTTCGTTTATCCAGGAATTAACCGAATACGGCAACCTGGTGGTTTTGCAAACACTTTCAAAAGCATGGGGGCTGGCGGGGCTGCGCGTTGGGATGGCCTTCGCGAGTGAAGAGATCATCGAAGTGATGAATAAGGTAAAACCTCCTTATAATGTTAATGAAGCCTCGCAGCAACTTGCACTGCAAGCGCTGGCGAATATTGAACAGGTAAACGCCTGGATAAAAGAAACTTTGATCCAGCGCGACAAGCTGGTTTTAGGCCTGAAGGATTTTGAATTTGTGGAAGATATTTACCCGTCGGACGCTAACTTTATCCTCGTAAAAACAACTGATCCAAAAGGGATCTACAACTTCCTTGTCCAACAGGGGATCATTGTGCGCGACCGTTCGAAAGTTGAATTATGTGCCGGATGTTTGCGGGTTACGGTTGGCACACCGGCAGAAAACGAAATATTGTTAAATACTTTACAAGACTATAAATGA
- a CDS encoding MarR family winged helix-turn-helix transcriptional regulator encodes METENSQRFTIKLIYLLKRFMDDWNEKKLCRVHYPGFNHAHLPVFMSIGQNGISNNELAEKLNVTKQATSKIIKELEEINMVRSEKSAADARSVILHYTPDGEKYYHYIKTQIYQLEDQYKKLVGAKNYEIAIDVLLKLVEFHEKQSCLPA; translated from the coding sequence ATGGAAACCGAAAATTCACAGAGGTTTACAATTAAACTTATCTACTTGTTAAAACGTTTCATGGACGACTGGAACGAAAAAAAGCTGTGCCGCGTGCACTACCCGGGTTTTAACCATGCGCACCTGCCGGTTTTTATGAGTATCGGCCAAAACGGGATCTCGAACAACGAGCTTGCAGAAAAATTAAACGTTACCAAGCAGGCTACCAGCAAGATCATCAAAGAGCTTGAAGAAATAAATATGGTCAGAAGCGAAAAGAGCGCTGCAGATGCCCGTTCGGTGATACTTCATTATACCCCGGACGGTGAGAAATATTACCATTATATCAAAACGCAGATCTACCAGCTGGAGGATCAATATAAAAAGCTCGTCGGTGCAAAAAATTACGAAATAGCTATTGATGTGTTGTTAAAACTGGTGGAATTTCACGAAAAACAAAGCTGCCTGCCCGCTTAA
- the hisB gene encoding bifunctional histidinol-phosphatase/imidazoleglycerol-phosphate dehydratase HisB yields MSKLQKILFVDRDGTMINETPDEQIDSFAKLEFYPGALQYLPKIAKELDYELVMVTNQDGLGTASYPEDTFWPVHNFIVQTFKNEGAVFSNFCIDRTFPAENAPTRKPATGLLTQYFDAEKYDLKGSYTIGDRKNDVLLGYNLGAKAIWLNNHSNLGGHEFSGPEEEHKVKSTVALETTDWEKIYEFLKLGERVVEHRRATKETDIYIKINLDGTGEAKVSTGLHFFDHMLDQIARHGNIDLEITANGDLHIDEHHTIEDTGIALGEVFGAALGNKKGIERYGFCLPMDDCLAQVALDFGGRNWIVWDAVFKREKIGEMPTEMFFHFFKSFSDAAKCNLNIKAEGENEHHKIEAIFKAFAKAIKMAVKRDVNKMVLPSTKGLL; encoded by the coding sequence ATGAGCAAATTGCAAAAAATACTGTTTGTTGACCGCGACGGCACCATGATCAATGAAACGCCCGATGAACAGATCGATTCATTTGCCAAACTGGAATTTTATCCGGGCGCATTGCAATATCTGCCAAAAATTGCCAAAGAACTTGATTACGAACTGGTAATGGTAACCAACCAGGATGGGTTAGGCACAGCAAGCTATCCTGAAGATACATTTTGGCCTGTACATAATTTTATAGTGCAAACCTTTAAAAATGAAGGTGCTGTTTTTTCAAACTTTTGTATCGACAGGACTTTTCCTGCAGAGAATGCCCCAACCCGCAAACCTGCTACCGGTTTGCTGACCCAATATTTTGATGCCGAAAAGTACGACCTCAAAGGCTCCTATACCATCGGCGACAGGAAAAATGATGTGCTTTTAGGTTATAATTTAGGTGCAAAAGCCATCTGGCTGAATAATCATTCAAACCTGGGCGGCCATGAATTCAGCGGGCCGGAAGAAGAACATAAAGTTAAAAGCACCGTCGCGCTGGAAACTACTGATTGGGAAAAGATCTATGAGTTTTTAAAGCTGGGCGAACGGGTTGTTGAGCATAGGCGTGCAACCAAAGAGACGGACATCTACATCAAAATTAACCTGGATGGTACAGGAGAAGCTAAAGTATCCACAGGTCTTCACTTTTTTGACCACATGCTCGACCAGATCGCGCGCCACGGCAACATCGACCTGGAAATAACCGCCAACGGCGACCTGCACATCGACGAGCACCATACCATTGAAGATACCGGCATTGCCTTAGGCGAAGTTTTTGGCGCCGCACTTGGCAACAAAAAAGGGATAGAACGCTATGGCTTTTGCCTGCCGATGGATGATTGCCTGGCGCAGGTGGCCCTTGATTTTGGCGGCCGGAACTGGATCGTGTGGGATGCAGTATTTAAAAGAGAAAAAATAGGCGAAATGCCGACAGAAATGTTCTTTCATTTTTTTAAATCATTTTCTGACGCAGCCAAATGCAATTTAAACATCAAAGCCGAAGGCGAAAATGAACATCATAAAATTGAAGCTATATTTAAAGCTTTCGCCAAAGCCATTAAAATGGCGGTGAAAAGAGATGTGAATAAGATGGTGTTACCGAGTACGAAGGGTTTATTATAG